A DNA window from Porites lutea chromosome 6, jaPorLute2.1, whole genome shotgun sequence contains the following coding sequences:
- the LOC140941833 gene encoding alpha-1B adrenergic receptor-like: MTGVENKIVFSIAMNSFTSYAAVMLNIVAIIALRKTPSLPKPLKVLLLSISVSDLCVGLLVQPLYVALHRINGDKPIFTTLARVNTISTTFFCTATLLGICAVSVDRFLAIHLHLRYQEIVTHRRVVAVVISIWVLSAVLSVPRTNTFEKADRIILAIIVFITLGCLVAIAIIYVKLYLVLKHHIMQVHALHINLDSQDAVAIEDTARQKKSAVVIFYLYLTLLICYLPNTFIALMLALSSVRPPSLVFLFSDALLFLNSSLDPLIYCWKMRQVRLTAMNMLRNMHFKC; the protein is encoded by the coding sequence ATGACAGGAGTAGAGAACAAGATAGTCTTTTCCATTGCCATGAACAGCTTTACAAGTTATGCCGCCGTCATGTTAAACATCGTGGCAATTATCGCGTTGAGAAAAACTCCATCACTTCCGAAGCCTTTAAAAGTACTACTTCTAAGTATTAGTGTCTCAGATCTTTGTGTTGGTTTGCTTGTCCAGCCATTGTACGTGGCACTTCATAGGATTAATGGAGACAAACCAATTTTCACAACTTTGGCAAGAGTGAATACCATTTCAACGACATTCTTTTGTACCGCTACGCTGTTGGGTATTTGTGCTGTATCAGTTGACAGATTCCTGGCAATTCATCTTCATCTCCGATACCAGGAAATCGTTACTCACAGACGCGTTGTCGCCGTGGTTATCTCAATTTGGGTTTTGAGTGCAGTTCTTTCGGTCCCGCGAACAAATACTTTTGAGAAGGCCGATAGGATAATCCTCGCAATAATCGTTTTTATTACCCTTGGCTGTCTTGTCGCAATAGCAATAATTTACGTTAAACTTTACTTAGTTTTAAAACACCATATTATGCAAGTTCACGCCCTTCACATAAATCTAGATTCTCAGGACGCTGTGGCGATTGAAGACACTGCCAGACAGAAAAAATCTGCAGTCGTCATTTTCTACTTATATCTCACACTTTTGATTTGCTACTTGCCAAACACATTTATTGCTTTAATGCTTGCACTATCTTCCGTGCGTCCCCCCAGTCTAGTGTTCCTTTTCTCTGACGCTTTGTTATTTCTCAACTCATCCCTCGATCCTTTGATTTACTGTTGGAAGATGCGGCAAGTACGACTCACTGCCATGAACATGCTACGAAACATGCATTTTAAATGTTAG